A region of the Mytilus trossulus isolate FHL-02 chromosome 11, PNRI_Mtr1.1.1.hap1, whole genome shotgun sequence genome:
CCATGTATGAATGTGGAAAGACTGCCCAGGTAGTTAAAGAGATACAATCGtacaataatgatttttttggagTAAACGAATGCAGGCGGACTAACTGTGGATATGTTACAGGTGAAACGATTATATACTCAGGTAGAAAGGATAATTAACATCATCAAGGGACTGCTATCATCATGAAAAAAAGGCTCAAGGTGCACTCACGGAATGGTCACCAGTAGATGAGAGAATTATTGTTGCAAGATTCCATTCCAAATAtgccaaaatgacaatgatacaatgTTATGCACCAACAAATATTGCAGATGATGAAACAAAAAGAACTTTTTATGAGAAACTCCTCAGTATAACCTGCAAAACACCACGACATGACATCCTTATAGTCTTAGGTGAAATGAATGCTAAAGTAGGAAATGATAACTTAGATGGAGAAAGAGTTATGGGCAAACATGGACTTGGCACTATAAACGAAAATGGAGAACTACTTGTACAATTTTGTGGAGATAACGACCTTGTTATTGGAGGTACACTTTTTCCACACAAAAAACATCCATAAAGTCACATGGAACTCCCCAAATGGTCGTGACAAAATCAATTAGATCTTTTGATGATAATCGGAAGATGGAAATCTCACTTTATGACGTGAGAGCTATGAGAGGAGCAGACTGTGGTAGTGACCATCACTTGATTTGTGGTAAAAATAGACTGAAGCTAAGAAAAGCAGTACAAAAATAGAACCACTAAGAGGGAAATATTAGACACAGTCAAATTAAAACAACCTGAAATTCTGAAGAAATTAAAGATCGAGTTGAGAAACAGGTTTCAAGTGTTAGAAAACCTACAAGACAACAAGCCAAGTACTGTAGAAAGCTTAGAACAGGGATGGAGTAGGATTGAAGCTGTGTTTAAAGAAACATCAAGAAATACTCTAGAGCTCCGACAACGTGAAAGGAAGAAATGGATAAATGATGACACATGAACTAGCATTCAACAGAGAAAAGACATAAAGGCAAAATTGAACAGCACAAAATCAGAACGAATCCAAACTGCTCTAAGGAAAGAATATTCAGTCAAAGACAAAGAAGTAAAACGTAAAGAGACTGCAACAACTGGCGTGGTATAACTTTGCTGTCAGAGGAAAGAGCAGGCAGGGTTTAGATCAGGTAGAGGATGTATTGACCATATATTAACAATCAGAAATATAATAGAGCAAACAAAGAGTGGCAAAACAAACTAGTCCTAAATTTCATTGACTTTCGTAGAGCCTTTGACAGTATTAAAAGAAGTTGCTAATGGGCCATCCTTATGGTATATGGTGTaccttttaaaataatcatCTTAATACAAGCTTTCTTCAACAACTATGAATGCTGTGTATTACATAACGGTCAACAGTCGGAATGGTTCCAAGTAACATCTGGAGTACAACAAGGGTGTATAATTTCTCCTATCTTATAGGACTACAGAAacagttaagtcagcttcatatcttgacttacatctagaaattgacaatgagggtcggttgaagacaaaactttacgacaaaagagatgatttcagctttccaattgtgaactttccatttctaagtagcaacattccagcagcacctgcatacggggtatatatctctcaattgatacgatattcccgtgcttgcatttcctatcatgattttattgatagagggttactgctcacaaggaagctattaaatcaagagttccaaatggtgaagttgaaatcatcccttcgtaaattttacggacgccatcacgagttggttgaccgttatggaataaccatttcacaaatgatataggatatgttcctcacgtcgtaactacaatccccttccctttcatgaatttgacctaccgaattagactatttatcggatttgtaatcacataagcaacacgacgggtgccgcatgtggagcaggatctgcttacccttccggagcacccgaggtcacccatagtttttggtggggttcgtgttgtttattctttagttttctatgttgtgtcatgtgtactattgttttttctgtttgtcttttttcatttttagccatggcgttgtcagtttgttttagatttatgagtttgactgtccctttggtatctttcgtccctcttttattcaTTACAGCAATAGATTGGTGTATGAGAACAACATTGGATAATGAAATCACAGGAATTAGATGGACCATGAATTCTTTTCTTGAGGATTTAGATTTTGCTGATGATATCTGTCTACTATCCAGCAACAGAAACAACCTGAAGAACAAAACCACCAGACTGAATGAAACAGCACAAAGTATAGGACTGACTATAAATGAGAAGGAGACCAAGCTCATGAACATCAGCAGTAACACAATACAACCAGTGTACTTGGGACATAACATCATAGAAGAGGTTGAGGACTTTACCTATCTTGGAAGCATGCTAAGTAACACCAATGGAACAGCAAAAGAtataaaagccaaaatatgcaaagTCAGATATACATTCTGCCAACAACACCCCATATGGAGGAGAAGGTCAATCAGTCTGAAAACAAAGATCAGAATACACACCTGCAATGTCAGGTCAGTCCATCTATATAGGGCAAAATGCTGGAGAATTATCCAATTAGACATGAAAAAGCTTTTTTCATTCCATAACACCTGCTTGAGGAAGATCTGTAAGATATTCTGGCCCAATACTATTTCCAACAAAGACCTGTACCAAAAAACAAATCAGTGTTGTATTGAAACAGATATTAAAACGAAGAGATGTCGTTGGATTGGCCACGTATTGTGGAAAGGAAATGAAGATATCACCAAGAATGCTTTGAGATGGACACCTGGTGGTAGACGAAAAAGAGGGAGGCCAAAAGAGACCTAGTGTAGAATGATAGAATCAGAGATGAAAGACCTTGGGAAAACCTTGAAGGAGATTGAGAAGAAGGCAAAAGACAGGCAATGGTGGAGAGTACTGGTTGAAGCCTTATGTGCTGACAGGCGCGAAGAGGATAAGTGAGTAAGTGATACTCACACACTAGGGTAGCTTGTTATTGCACATCACAGGGATGTTATGGTTCTGAAAGGCATTCCATACAGTTTTGATTCCATATTGAAAAAACTGTCAGTGGATGCAATTTTACATGGTATATACTCACACAACAGGGCTACCTAGTTGTTGCACAGAACAAGGATGTTATTGCTTCAaaggcatacgatacagttttgatcccatGTTGAAAACCCTTTTAGTGGATGCAACTTTGCATGGTATATACTCATACAACAGGAATACATTGGAGTTGCACAGAACAGAGATGTGATGGTTCTAAaaggcatacgatacagtttgaTCCCATATTGAAAACCCTTTTAGTGGATGCAACTTTGCATGGTATATACTCATACAACAGGAATACATTGTTGTTGCACAGAACAGAGATGTAATGGTTCTTAAAGGCATACGATATACTTGTGATCCTATAGTAAAAAAACCTGTCAGTGGATGCAACTTCACATGGTATATACGCATACAACAGGAAAACATTGGAGTTGCACAGAACCTGGATGTTATGGTTCTCAATGACATaccatacagttttgatcccgtatTGGAAAAAAAACTGTTCGTGAATGCAACTTTACATGGTATATACTCACACAACAGGGATACCTTGTTGTTGCACAGAACAGGGATATTATGGTTGTCAgaggcatacgatacagttttgatcccaaattgaaaaaaaacacctgtCCGTGGATGCAACTTTGCATGGTATATACTCAAACAACAGGAATACATTGTTGTTGCACAGAATAGGGATGTTATGGTTCTCAaaggcatacgatacagttttgatcccagATTGAAAAACCTTCCGTTGATGCAACTTTACATGGTATATACTCACACAACTGAGATACATATGAGTTGCACAGAACAGGGATGTAATGGTTCTTAAGTAAAATTTCACAAGAAATTGTATTAAAACTGAACAGAAAGATTCTAATCGgacattcaaatttaaaactgaacaTAAATTGACAATTAgctggcaaaatcaaaaatatcccattagataaacatcaatatcaaaatcacaACAAAGATAACATAATACTGATCATCAGAAACACCAACCAAAAGTCAAAGAAAAACTGACAATGAAATCAATCATTATCAAATTGATAAACAGTATACAAGACATACTATAATACCAACTACTGAGCAACACTTAAAGGGCTCGCAggtctaaatcaatttttttttaagatagtttttcgctatatttttcatCGTCACCGTTCATTTTCGTTCAAAGTCTGCCTTTGAAAGaggcatacatttttgttaatgtcctttttttctgttgagcTAATAGGAGCaatagcggtaatatcgaaacataaaaagaacaaaagtacagaaatcgcttaaattttacaattatttagtttatgtacatcTTATTCgaaaacatcaataaaacaaCGTCAccgatgatttaaaaaaaagatatttcaattttaatgcttATTAATGGCATTTTGCACCaaagataatttggagctttttcaatgatatctacatttttaaAGGCACCTGTAGCCAACACGAATTTAACAACTATCAAAGGTAcgttatatactatatataaattttaatgaaaaataaatgtttaatttttttctgaaaatcttaaacCCGCTAGCTTCCTCAACTAACCtcaaaaggaataaaaaggctattttattagatattatagaatattataatattagatattatgatgtttagatttagatatttcagTATTAAATCAGAAACTCAACACAAAAAGTAACCGCAAACGGgatgaatattttttcttttgttaaatttcgGACGATGACGTTCATTTTGCATCTTCTTACGATGTTTTTATTTCCAAATCGTTCACTATACTCATGTTTGTAGTGACGTCTTGGATTTCATTGACCGTCATCTGTGTATCACAAGAAAATTATGAAGTCATGGATTTCATGAATTCAACTGTGACTATGTATTTTTGACAGAGCGACAGCGATGGCTAAAAAACAACGATCATAATGGCTTACCGTGTGAAAACTATGATAAAGTTTAGCttttatcaattatttcgattttgATTAGGACAATTAAGGTAATTTCTATGTACAATGTCTATAAGGATAGAGCGTTTGTGTTGGCTCTTCCTTGCACCTCCCTTTTCTTGTTTGTAAACAATCAGACGAATGGCAATAGGTTTTTTCAGAGTGAGAGAggtgtttacaaagcgaaagtaGCACGTCATATCAGAATGTTATTTAAGTCTAAGATACATGacttttattagttgttattggctttgaagtagctttcagtaactgcgagtacgcTCAGATCTGTATTTTGGTTGTTGGGATGTATATGTACCCGTGCACATTCTAACTGGTTTCATTCAGTGTATTGTTATTTGTATACATCTTAGGAGTAAGCCTTTTTTTAACGGATACTAAAAGTTCGCTTTTTGTGTTGTACTGTTGCACCGCTGTCCCAGGTTATGGGGTTTGAGCGCCcacaaacatataaatatgcCTGTCCAAAGTCGACATTCTCTTAGTTTAGTGGTTGTCATCAATTATTGTTCTTTGAAAGAGGATAATTtacacataaatataaaaacaatttattcaaGTTTTgcaataattgaaaaatttattaaaatgttgaaatttttcGATTAAGTTGAAAGCTGGATGTTTTTAGGCACTCACAGTGGcttttctgtcatttttatatttcgttaattgttttattatgaattacGACGTTTTTCAGTAGAATTAATGTATGTTTTGCATGAAGAGGCCGTTTATAACCGACCTCGCGGAATGTTTTTTCTCATCGCTTAAGCCATATGATAGCCTGTATAATTACTTACAACCGCTACGTTTGAACCTTGacggatagctgtctcattggcaatcataccacatctccttatattcaTATTGATGTACTTCTTCTGTTTTGGCGAGATCTAGTTAAACAaatctgagcgtcacttatgagtttTATTGGTGTTTCAAATTATaacatggtacctttgattctTATAATTGTAACGCTGTTACATGTATACGTGACGTCATGTGTaagtattttcaattcaaaataatacacacaaaaaaaccaTTAACGATAAATCATCTATGAGTGGCTGATACAGTTTCATATTCAGACACTTTAGATTTTCATTGTGTAACAATAAGTAAGTTTTATGAACGGTTAACCTTGCTTttaaaacaggtttaatccaccattttctacaaaagacaATGCcgttaccaattcaggaatatgacagttgttatccattcgtttgatgtgtttgaaattttattcttgccatttgattatgaactttcctttttaaatttcctcgtagttcagtatttttctgatgtttactttattatatttgtatcaaaCATAATAAATCGTGAAAACTGGTATTTCCTGTCCATCAAGAAATGATAATTTCAGAGtgtatgtttgaataaatattgtatgatatatcaaatgttaattgattaaaacaaagttGATAGAGAATACAATATGTATATGATGGCCAATTCATGATCTAACCTTCATGGAAATACTTATTCATCAAAAACAATTGTCGATGAAAACCAAACGTATGAACCTTTGTTGCCAGAGGACTTTGTTATATCGAAGAGCAATTACAATATCTTGGAAAATGTTAAAATACTAACACCACTAATAGAAACACGACAGATCAGGGGAAGAATAGAACAAAAGGATCgtttaaggtagatcataagtaaatcttttttgagacagaattttcttgTACTtagccaaaatgaagattttagtatgattttttcagaaatgtaataaaaagtatgggtcaccgtgctatttttcaagctatgtgtcgttgaaaattgcctaaatttggttagattgttaatggaaaaacacatttgtgtgtataacaaaaaatctatgagatagaatttttaaataaattgtgaaaagatAGGTTTTGTACTacagtttaagaaaataaaaagaaaaaatggtgtcaccgaacttgttttcttgctacaagtaaaatgaaaaaaatttcctattagtctagtataaattttttactaaaagagttatcttcccttaCATGACtcatttgaaagaaatgattctaaaagcaaaaacaaatatatttgtttaaatattttgaataaaaaaataaattaccaacttttctttatattatcaAACAGTCTAACCtttaaattgcaaatctgtctccaaatttgcagatttagtcaaataactagaccgatgtTTTACTGTGATtatacaatccaagatggcggcaTATGCCGGTATACCATGTATCTACCTTAAAGAAACACAATTAAATGTCTGAAAGATTTATCGTTTTGGACAATCACACTGCCGAAGATATTCAAGAtgattattatattgaaatacaaacaGAGCAACTCTGAATACTCTTATCCTATCTTTCTATGTGTTCTACTCTTAAATGTCACATTATAATACAACTATTCTAATGTTTGGTTGACCCGAGCCAACCTTGAAGCAAGCACACTATCACGGGACAACCGTCTATAAAGAATTGTATAATGAGATATATTTCCCATAATAGCAGATAAAGGTCGACTTAATTTTATGATGAATCGAAGCAAGTTTTATTCTATTATTGATTATCGTTTTAAGTTTATTGGTCCAGTGGACACTTATTATATTCACCATTCTATTTGATTATCTTCAAATATGTATCGTTAGGTTATTGTTTTGCAATAGACGATATAACAATTTACTTGTAGCTGCCATTATATACTGACATTGGCTCTaataaaaatcaagaatcttaCTGTTGAAcgaataatatatacatttatactgcaatcagctattttactgtacagataaagctatacgtataaacgttagctttatacgtcaatgaccccaaTTGACCTATGagccccgcctccttattgtatttcatcaacaacatcacgtcacgaccatgacaacgtaaagtaacaatggtcaaacttttttgaatttaaacttttatgtcttcaaattggttatttatatatcatgtttatcaattgctattaattaagttcattttccctttctaattccCTAATACGCCAATGTCTTACCACCTGGACTACgctcatagggaaataccccaaaatggtaccccaagagggaaattccaaacactttttttaacaatttttgttacatgtttttttcatttttcaatttttttttcgatttcagtataaagacaatatacgtatagtgtcttgaactatgaaatttatttgtattcggcacgaaacgggaaaatgctcggtagaacctcgcattttcccgtttctaagcctcatacaaataaatttcatatttcaagacactatacgtatattgtctaaatGTCAACACTGCGTTAATTTAGGCTTAAATTATATGAATTATTGTGcgttaaataaaaattgaataaataaaacaaaatgtggttTGAGAATTATTTATGTCGAATATCTAGACTGATTATAACTATAAATGAATAATCATTTACAAGACACGTTAATTAGTTGACCTACAAAAGACAGTACTTGAAAGAAATAGATGTGTACGTCAATGACCCCAATTGACCTATGagccccgcctccttattgtatttcatcaacaacatcacgtcacgaccatgacaacgtaaagtaacaatggtcaaacttttttgaatttaaacttttatgtcttcaaattggttatttatatatcatgtttatcaattgctattaattaagttcattttccctttctaattccCTAATACGCCAATGTCTTACCACCTGGACTACgctcatagggaaataccccaaaatggtaccccaagagggaaattccaaacactttttttaacaatttttgttacatgtttttttcatttttcattttttttttcgatttcagtataaagacaatatacg
Encoded here:
- the LOC134689732 gene encoding craniofacial development protein 2-like is translated as MTMIQCYAPTNIADDETKRTFYEKLLSITCKTPRHDILIVLGEMNAKVGNDNLDGERVMGKHGLGTINENGELLVQFCGDNDLVIGAIDWCMRTTLDNEITGIRWTMNSFLEDLDFADDICLLSSNRNNLKNKTTRLNETAQSIGLTINEKETKLMNISSNTIQPVYLGHNIIEEVEDFTYLGSMLSNTNGTAKDIKAKICKVRYTFCQQHPIWRRRSISLKTKIRIHTCNVRSVHLYRAKCWRIIQLDMKKLFSFHNTCLRKICKIFWPNTISNKDLYQKTNQCCIETDIKTKRCRWIGHVLWKGNEDITKNALRWTPGGRRKRGRPKET